The stretch of DNA GGCCGATCACGTACCGCGGCAGCGACGAAGAACGCGTCGCGCACCTGCGCGACATGGGCGTCCGGCACTTCTCGGCGCTCTCGTACGCCCACCGCCCTGGCGTCGCGACGTTCATGAACGACTGGACGCTCGACTTCGCCCGACGCGTGCCCGAGGCGCTGCGCTCGGCGACGTTCTACCCCGAGCCGGAGGCCGCGACCTACGTGCCGGCGCTGGTGGCGTCGGGGGTTGAGGTGTTCAAGGCGCACCTGCAGGTGGGCGACTTCGCTGCCGACGACCCGCTGCTCGACCCGGTGTGGGGCACGCTCGCCGAGAGCGGCACGCCTGTCGTGCTGCACGCCGGGTCGGGTCCGGCGCCCGGCACGCACACTGGTCCGGACGGCGTCGCGCGTGTGCTCGAGCGCTTCCCGGGGCTGCGGATCGTGGTCGCCCACCTCGGGATGCCGGAGTACGAGGCGTTCCTCGACCTCGCCGACCGCTTCGCCGAGGTCCGCCTCGACACCACCATGGTGCTCGTCGACTTCTGGGAGGGCTCGCACGAGCTCGCGACGGCGCTACGACCCCGTCTGGCAGACCTCGGCGACCGCGTGCTGTTCGGCACCGACTACCCGAACATCCCCTACGCCTACGCGCACCAGGTGGAGGTGCTGCAGCGGCTCGACCTCGGCGACGACTGGCTGCGCCGGGTGCTGTGGCACAACGGGGCCGCGCTGTTCGGGCGGGAGTCGTGAGGCTCGACTCCGCGGCGGGTCGCTGGCTCGTGGCGGCGATGGTGCTGGGCACGGGCATGGCGTTCCTCGACGGGTCGATCGTCACCCTGGCGCTGCCGGCGGTCGACGACGACCTGCAGGCCGGTGTCGCCGGGCTGCAGTGGACCGTCAACGCCTACACGCTCGCGCTCGCCGCGCTCATCCTCGTGGGCGGGTCCCTGGGCGACCGCTACGGCCGACGACGGATGTTCGTGATCGGGGTCGTCTGGTTCGGCACGGCGTCGGTGCTCTGCGCGGTGGCCCCCACGATCGAGGTCCTGGTGGCGGCGCGCGGGTTGCAGGGGGTCGGGGGAGCGCTGCTGACGCCGGGGAGCCTGGCGATCATCTCGGCGTCGATCCGTCCGGAGGACCGCGGTCGGGCGATCGGGCTGTGGTCGGGCCTGGCGGGCGTCACGACCGCGCTGGGCCCGCTCGTCGGCGGCACGCTCGTCGACGCGGTCGGCTGGCGCTCGGTGTTCTGGATCAACGTGCCGCTCGCCGTGGCGGTGGTGTGGGTGACGGTGCGGCACGTGCCGGAGTCACGGGGCGCGCAGACCCGGCTCGACGTCGAGGGGGCTGCACTCACCGTGGGCACGCTCGCGTTCCTCACCTACGGGCTGGTCGAGCAGACCTGGTGGCCGGCGCTGTTCGGCGTGGTGCTGCTCGTGGCGTTCGTCGTGCACCAGGCGCGCTCGCCGCACGCGCTCGTCCCGCTGTCGCTGTTCGCCGACCGGGTCTTCACGGCCGCCAACATCTGCACGTTCGCGATCTACGCGGCGTTGAGCGGCACGATGTTCCTGCTGGTGCTGCAGCTGCAGTACGTGGCCGGCTACACGCCGCTCGAGGCGGGTCTCGCGACGCTGCCGCTGACGGTGCTCATGCTGCTGCTGTCGTCGCGGGCAGGCGCGCTCGGCCAGCGGCTCGGACCGCGGATCCCGATGACCGTCGGGCCGCTCGTGTCGGCGGCCGGGCTGCTGCTGCTCCTGCGGGTCGGCGCCGACGCGAGCTTCTGGGTCGACGTGCTGCCGGGCGCGACGCTGCTGGGTCTGGGGATCACGCTCCTCGTGGCGCCGCTGACGACCGCCGTCCTCGCAGCGGCACCGGACGAGCAGGCCGGGATCGCGTCGGGCATCAACAACGCGGTCTCGCGCACGGCCGGCCTGCTCGCGGTGGCGGCGATCCCGCCGCTGGCCGGCATCGCCGGCGCCGACTTCGCGTCGCCGGACGTGTTCGGGCCGGGGTTCCGGACCGGCACGCTGATGTGCGTCGGGCTGCTGGTCGTCGCGGCGGCGTGTGCGGCCGCCCTCGTGCACGGACGCTCGGCCGACCCGGAGCAGGCCCCGGCCACGCCGTGACGGCTTGTGTGACCATCCGGTGAACTCCGGCGCGCCCTCTGGCGCGTCGTGTCGCCGATGGTGTGGGGTGTGCCCATGAACCGACTCGGGGGAGCCGGACGGGGGTGCGCGGCCACGAGCCGGCGCACGACCCGGTACGCCGGCCTGACCATCATGCTCACGCTCGTCCTGACCGTGGTGCCGCGCGCCGCGGACGCCGCACCGCGGGACGGCTACTACGACAGCGCCCAGGGGCTCAGCGGGGAGGCGTTGAAGGACGAGCTGCACGACATCATCTCGGTGCAGCGGACGATCTCCTACTCCGCCGTCTGGGAGGCGCTCAAGGTGACCGACCAGGACCCGAACAACAGCAGCAACGTGCGGCTGTTCTACTCGCAGGTCTCGCGCGCGAAGTCCGCGAACGGCGGCAACACCGGCCAGTGGAACCGCGAGCACGTGTGGCCGCAGTCGCACGGCAACTTCGGCACCTCCGCCGGGCCGGGCACCGACCTGCACCACCTGCGACCGGAGGACGTGCAGGTCAACGGCACGCGCAGCAACAAGGACTTCGACACCGGCGGGTCGACGGTGAGCAACTGCTCGTCCTGCCTGACCGACGGTGACTCCTTCGAGCCGCCGAACGCGGTGAAGGGCGACGTCGCGCGGATGGTCATGTACATGGCGGTGCGCTACGAGGGCGGCGACGGCTTCGCCGACCTGGAGGCCAACAACCAGGTCAACGGCAGCACGCCGTACCTGGGGAAGATCTCGGTGCTGCTGCAGTGGCACGCGCAGGACCCGCCGTCGGCGGCCGAGCAGCGTCGCAACGACATCATCGACTCCCAGTACCAGGGCAACCGCAACCCGTTCATCGACCACCCGGAGTGGGCGCAGTCGGTGTTCGGCTGACCGTCCCGCCCTCCATCGGTGGCTGGGCAACCTCAGCGCCGCTGGGACGGCGTGTCGGTGGCTGGGCATCCTGAGCGGCGCTGCTGCGGGTGCCTGGCCACCGACGTCGGGCGTCGGGAATCTTCGACGGGGGCCGTGGGTTGTACAGTGGTGAGACGCCGTGCCCGCGAGGGTGGGCGTGGTTGACAACTCAAGAGGGGCTGATCGGTTTCGACTTTGGTCGTTCGACTCAGGAGAAGCGGGTAGAGAACGCGACGTCATCTCTTTAACGTTCGTCGCAACCCATAAGTGCCGATTCCAAGCGCACTGACTTCGCTCTCGCTGCCTGACAGCGACTGGTGAAGGGCAGACCCGGGAGCGTCCCCGTCCCGGATCGTCTGTCTCATCTAGGGGACTTGCTGGCCGCGTAGCGTCACGTGACGCGGTCGGGACTTTTTCGTGACTGAGCCTGTCGGTGACGTGTTCGTCCGAGCACCGGGGCTGAGAAAAGCGACATGACGCACTGCACCCGGAGAAGTCCTGACTCAGCGCCAGAGGACCCGGGTTCGATTCCCGGCAGCTCCACCCATGCACGAGGACCCCATACCTTCTAGTGAAGGTGCGGGGTCCTCGTCGTCTGTGCGGGGTCCTCGTTCATGGGTGAATTAGACACTGTGAATCGAGTGGGCCCCACCCTGTGCCGCGGAGCGGCTGTCGGAGGGATCCCGGCAGCTCCACCAGAAGGTGAGTCTTCGAACCCCCGGCCATTTTTTGGCCGGGGGTTTCGTCGTCTTCGGGTGCGTGGCGGGTTGGGCGGTCCAGGATCGCCTGAACCGAGGTGGTGTCGGGCTGGACGGCCCCCTCGACGTCTCGAAGGAGTTCAAGAGCTGCTGTGCCCTGCGTCCTGATGACGGTCGAGGTTTCGTCGACGAAGGCGGTATCGAGGAGGGACTGGTTGATCCTCTGCCTGGCGTCGTTTGTCGCCCAGCGATAGAAGTCCTGCAGGCTCGTCATGGAATCGATGAGGTCGGTGAGCGCAGCCAGGCCGGAGCCGAGTTCAGTCCGGTTGTTGGCGAGTCGTTCTGCGACAGCGGCGCTCCGACGTGTGATGGTGCTGAGTCGTTCACGAATCTTCTCTCGCGGGAAGTCCCCGTCGCTCAGGACGTCGAGGAGGCGGTTCTCTTGCTCGTCGAGCTTGGCCAGCTCCCTCCTAAGCTCGGCGGCGAGGTCATGTATGAGCTGCAGCTCGTTGGTGATTGCTTGCTGGAAGGCGGTGTTGAGCTGGTCGGCGTGTGCTGGGGTCAGGCTGAGCGTCGAGTAGTGGTCCTCGATCTTCCGCTCGAGGGTCTCTGCGCGCAGGTGCGGCAGGTTGCAGCCATCGAGTTGGCGGCCACGGCATACGTAGAAGGGGTAGAGGTTTCCATTCCGTCCTTTGGCTTCGGTGTAGATGAGCCGACGTGTGCGGCCCGCGTCGTGGCAGCGCGAGCAGAAGAGCAACCCTTTGAGGTAGTGATGGTGCTCTTGGTGATGAACACCCCGATTCGAGTGGGCCTCGAGAACGTCTTGGACACCGTCGAAGAGTTGTTGATTGAACCGCCCCGGAGTTTCCGGAGGCCTTGTTTGTTGGCTCAGCCGGTTGGCGTGAGCTCGTTTCTTGCAGCGTAGTGAAGTTCTTCGGCGGCGACGGGCGTGAGGTCGTCCAGGGCTTCGTGGGGGCGCTCGTGGTTGAACCAGGTGACCCAGTTGAGGGTCTCGAGCTCGACGTGCTCGACGCCGCGCCAGGGGCCTTCGGTGCGGATGACCTCCGTCTTGAACAGGCCGATCTGGGACTCGGCCAGGGCGTTGTCGTAGGCGTCTCCGACGGAGCCGACTGAGGCGTCGACGCCGGCCTCGATGAGGCGTTCGGTGAAGGCGAAGCTGACGTATTGAGAGCCTGCGTCGGTGTGATGGACCAGGCCGGCGAGGTCTGTCACGCCCTCGACCGAGCGGGTCCAGATCGCGTGCTCGAGGGTGTCGAGCACGAGGTCGGTCGTCATCTGGGTCGCTGCCCGCCAGCCCACGATGCGCCGGGAGAAGACGTCGAAGATGAAGGCGACGTAGACCATCCCGGACCAGGTCGCGACGTAGGTGAAGTCAGCGACCCACAGTTGGTCCGGGCGCGAGGCCCAGAACTGGCGGTCGACTAGATCGTTCGGGCGATCGGTCCCGTCACCGGCGGCGACGCGGAACTTCTTGCGCCTGCGGGCGCCTTCCCAGCCCTGCTCGCGGAAGAGTCGCTCGATCGTGCATCGGGCGACGTCGTGTCTCTGCCGGCGCAGGTGGAGCCACATCT from Aeromicrobium erythreum encodes:
- a CDS encoding amidohydrolase family protein, yielding MTSADADRPGLADADLPSLTASLDLPGLFDVHVHFMHPKVLAKVWTYFDSAGPLLGRPWPITYRGSDEERVAHLRDMGVRHFSALSYAHRPGVATFMNDWTLDFARRVPEALRSATFYPEPEAATYVPALVASGVEVFKAHLQVGDFAADDPLLDPVWGTLAESGTPVVLHAGSGPAPGTHTGPDGVARVLERFPGLRIVVAHLGMPEYEAFLDLADRFAEVRLDTTMVLVDFWEGSHELATALRPRLADLGDRVLFGTDYPNIPYAYAHQVEVLQRLDLGDDWLRRVLWHNGAALFGRES
- a CDS encoding MFS transporter, translating into MRLDSAAGRWLVAAMVLGTGMAFLDGSIVTLALPAVDDDLQAGVAGLQWTVNAYTLALAALILVGGSLGDRYGRRRMFVIGVVWFGTASVLCAVAPTIEVLVAARGLQGVGGALLTPGSLAIISASIRPEDRGRAIGLWSGLAGVTTALGPLVGGTLVDAVGWRSVFWINVPLAVAVVWVTVRHVPESRGAQTRLDVEGAALTVGTLAFLTYGLVEQTWWPALFGVVLLVAFVVHQARSPHALVPLSLFADRVFTAANICTFAIYAALSGTMFLLVLQLQYVAGYTPLEAGLATLPLTVLMLLLSSRAGALGQRLGPRIPMTVGPLVSAAGLLLLLRVGADASFWVDVLPGATLLGLGITLLVAPLTTAVLAAAPDEQAGIASGINNAVSRTAGLLAVAAIPPLAGIAGADFASPDVFGPGFRTGTLMCVGLLVVAAACAAALVHGRSADPEQAPATP
- a CDS encoding endonuclease I family protein, yielding MNRLGGAGRGCAATSRRTTRYAGLTIMLTLVLTVVPRAADAAPRDGYYDSAQGLSGEALKDELHDIISVQRTISYSAVWEALKVTDQDPNNSSNVRLFYSQVSRAKSANGGNTGQWNREHVWPQSHGNFGTSAGPGTDLHHLRPEDVQVNGTRSNKDFDTGGSTVSNCSSCLTDGDSFEPPNAVKGDVARMVMYMAVRYEGGDGFADLEANNQVNGSTPYLGKISVLLQWHAQDPPSAAEQRRNDIIDSQYQGNRNPFIDHPEWAQSVFG
- a CDS encoding IS3 family transposase (programmed frameshift), producing the protein MARPSEYPTELRERAVRMVIECRQDYPHESAAIRSVASKLGITSTESLRKWLRQAEIDGGIGAGKTSEEIAEIRALKKKVAELRRANEILKSASGFLHGGARPPLPVLIDYIQTHQQEFGVEPICRVLSDAGVKIAPSTYSEARNRRPSKRAERDGQIVALIEAEHERQKLTRRFGARKMWLHLRRQRHDVARCTIERLFREQGWEGARRRKKFRVAAGDGTDRPNDLVDRQFWASRPDQLWVADFTYVATWSGMVYVAFIFDVFSRRIVGWRAATQMTTDLVLDTLEHAIWTRSVEGVTDLAGLVHHTDAGSQYVSFAFTERLIEAGVDASVGSVGDAYDNALAESQIGLFKTEVIRTEGPWRGVEHVELETLNWVTWFNHERPHEALDDLTPVAAEELHYAARNELTPTG